The proteins below are encoded in one region of Pseudomonas putida S13.1.2:
- the csrA gene encoding carbon storage regulator CsrA: MLILTRKVGESIVINDDIKVTILGVKGMQVRIGIDAPKDVQVHREEIFKRIQAGSPAPEKHEDSH; the protein is encoded by the coding sequence ATGCTGATACTCACCCGTAAGGTTGGCGAAAGCATCGTCATCAACGATGACATCAAAGTCACCATTCTGGGCGTCAAAGGGATGCAGGTGAGGATCGGTATCGATGCACCGAAAGATGTCCAGGTCCATCGCGAAGAGATCTTCAAGCGTATCCAGGCCGGCAGCCCGGCCCCGGAAAAACACGAAGACTCACACTGA
- a CDS encoding response regulator yields the protein MNTILIVDDEYLIADILGFALEDEGYLVEKASNGSKALEVLKEKRFQLVITDYMMPMLNGEELVRAMREDPALSELPVILMSGAQASQGCPALFAAVFDKPFDMDVMIAKVRQLLGT from the coding sequence ATGAACACCATCCTGATCGTTGATGACGAGTACCTGATCGCCGATATCCTCGGTTTTGCGTTGGAGGACGAGGGTTATCTGGTAGAAAAGGCCAGCAACGGCAGCAAGGCGCTGGAGGTGCTGAAGGAGAAGCGCTTTCAGCTGGTGATCACCGATTACATGATGCCGATGCTAAACGGTGAGGAGCTGGTACGTGCAATGCGTGAAGACCCGGCATTGAGCGAGTTGCCGGTCATTCTCATGAGCGGCGCGCAGGCCAGCCAAGGATGCCCGGCCCTGTTCGCCGCAGTATTCGACAAGCCCTTCGACATGGACGTGATGATTGCCAAGGTGCGTCAGTTGCTGGGCACCTGA
- the modC gene encoding molybdenum ABC transporter ATP-binding protein: MTASIVARLNLARDDFTLDVDLHLPGRGISALFGHSGSGKTSCLRCLAGLERAASAYIEVNGEVWEDTARSYFQAPHLRPVGYVFQEASLFPHLSVRGNLEFGWRRVAAGERKVSLDQACKLLGIGHLLQRRPATLSGGEAQRVGIARALLSSPRLLLMDEPLAALDGPRKREILPYLERLHDELDIPLVYVSHAQDEVARLADHLVLLEQGQVVASGPIGETLARLDLSLAQGEDAGVVFEGMVVGHDPHYDLLDLRLPGGSGPLLRIAHPAQVMGSTLRVKVQARDVSLALAADSTSSILNRLPVRVRESRPAANPAHVLVSLDAGGNALLARITRFSADQLGLHPGQVLFAQIKSVALLG, encoded by the coding sequence ATGACCGCATCGATAGTGGCGCGCCTGAACCTGGCACGCGATGACTTTACCCTTGACGTTGACCTGCACCTGCCCGGGCGCGGCATCAGCGCGCTGTTCGGCCACTCGGGCTCCGGCAAGACCAGCTGCCTTCGCTGCCTGGCCGGCCTGGAACGGGCCGCCAGTGCGTACATCGAGGTAAACGGCGAAGTCTGGGAAGACACCGCCCGCAGCTACTTCCAGGCCCCGCACCTGCGCCCGGTGGGCTACGTGTTCCAGGAGGCCAGCCTGTTCCCGCACCTGTCTGTGCGCGGCAACCTGGAATTCGGCTGGCGCCGGGTAGCGGCTGGCGAACGCAAGGTCAGCCTCGACCAGGCTTGCAAGCTGTTGGGTATCGGCCATTTGCTGCAACGCCGCCCGGCGACCTTGTCGGGTGGCGAGGCGCAGCGGGTGGGCATTGCCCGTGCCCTGCTCAGCAGCCCGCGCCTGCTGCTGATGGACGAGCCGCTGGCGGCGCTGGACGGGCCGCGCAAGCGCGAAATCCTGCCCTACCTTGAGCGCCTGCACGACGAACTGGACATCCCGCTGGTGTATGTCAGCCACGCTCAGGATGAAGTGGCGCGGCTGGCCGACCACCTGGTGTTGCTTGAACAAGGTCAGGTGGTCGCCAGCGGCCCGATTGGCGAAACCCTGGCCCGCCTCGACCTGTCGCTGGCCCAGGGCGAGGATGCTGGCGTGGTATTCGAGGGCATGGTGGTTGGGCACGATCCGCACTACGACCTGCTCGACCTGCGCCTGCCCGGCGGCAGCGGGCCGTTGCTGCGCATCGCCCACCCTGCGCAGGTGATGGGCAGCACGCTGCGGGTCAAGGTGCAGGCCCGGGACGTAAGCCTGGCACTGGCGGCAGACAGCACGTCCAGCATCCTCAACCGCCTGCCGGTGCGAGTGCGCGAAAGCCGCCCGGCGGCCAACCCGGCGCATGTGCTGGTCAGCCTGGATGCCGGTGGCAATGCCCTGCTTGCGCGCATTACCCGCTTCTCGGCAGACCAGCTCGGCTTGCACCCAGGCCAGGTACTGTTCGCCCAGATCAAGTCGGTGGCCCTTTTGGGCTGA
- a CDS encoding DNA topoisomerase IB produces MLDCPLPRTLHYVDDSQPGLTRRRWRDRFIYLDTDGQRVRDSETLARIAALVIPPAYTDVWICTDPQGHLQATGRDARGRKQYRYHAQWRELRDQHKYGRMLAFAQALPKLRGQLEAHLARPGLDREKVMALVVSLLDHTLIRIGNQRYLRDNQSYGLTTLRNRHVQVKGSTIRFQFRGKRGVEHNVTLNDRRLASLLKRCMELPGQALFQYLDEDGQRHSVGSGEVNQFLQQLTGADFTAKDYRTWAGSSLALDLLKPLAWEPESEAKRQVAAIVRQVATRLGNTPAVCRRCYIHPAVLEHYALGRLASLPKNRVRKGLDPEEVALLLFLQALEEQDGH; encoded by the coding sequence ATGCTCGACTGCCCCCTGCCGCGCACCCTGCACTACGTTGACGACAGCCAGCCGGGCCTGACCCGGCGCCGCTGGCGCGACCGTTTCATCTACCTGGATACCGATGGCCAGCGGGTACGCGACAGCGAAACCCTCGCGCGCATCGCCGCCCTGGTAATCCCCCCGGCCTATACCGATGTGTGGATCTGCACCGACCCGCAGGGCCACTTGCAGGCAACCGGCCGTGATGCCCGTGGCCGCAAGCAGTACCGCTACCACGCGCAGTGGCGCGAACTGCGCGACCAGCACAAGTACGGACGCATGCTGGCCTTCGCCCAAGCGCTGCCAAAGCTGCGTGGGCAGCTGGAAGCCCATCTGGCGCGCCCAGGGCTGGACCGGGAAAAGGTAATGGCGCTGGTGGTGAGCCTGCTGGACCACACCCTGATCCGCATCGGCAACCAGCGCTACCTGCGCGATAACCAGTCGTACGGCCTGACCACCCTGCGCAACCGCCACGTACAAGTCAAAGGCAGCACCATCCGCTTCCAGTTTCGCGGCAAGCGCGGCGTCGAACACAACGTCACCCTCAACGACCGGCGCCTGGCCAGCCTGCTCAAACGCTGCATGGAGCTGCCTGGGCAGGCGCTGTTTCAGTATCTGGATGAAGACGGCCAGCGCCATAGCGTCGGTTCGGGCGAGGTGAACCAGTTTCTGCAGCAGCTGACCGGCGCGGACTTTACCGCCAAGGATTACCGCACCTGGGCCGGCAGCAGTTTGGCGCTGGATTTGCTGAAGCCACTGGCCTGGGAGCCGGAGAGTGAAGCCAAACGCCAGGTCGCGGCGATAGTCCGCCAGGTAGCAACGCGCCTGGGCAACACGCCGGCCGTATGCAGGCGCTGCTATATCCACCCGGCGGTGCTGGAGCACTATGCGCTGGGGCGCCTGGCCAGCTTGCCAAAAAACCGTGTGCGCAAAGGCCTGGACCCGGAAGAAGTGGCCTTGTTGCTGTTTCTTCAGGCACTTGAGGAACAGGATGGCCATTAA
- a CDS encoding ATPase domain-containing protein — protein sequence MAQALRRLVTGIEGLDALLKGGLVAGASYIIQGPPGAGKTILANQLACGHVRAGGRVLVATLLSESHERLFQYLATLDFFDPTLVGDQIQFVSAFDTLEQEGLDAVVRLLRQEITRQQASLLIVDGVLNARVRAETTLDTKKFVSELQGHAAFAGCTVLLLTSARLDEGSPEHTMVDGVIELGEQLVGSRAVRHIQLRKTRGSAALSGRHECLIDEAGMHVYPRLEALFSHPSQMGSGTLARVSSGVPTFDEMLGGGLATGSVSLLIGPSGIGKTSLGLAFLAASTPQAPGLHFGFYETPERLRSKAASLGYDFAAMEQGGSLQLCWQPTTEGLLDQVGARLLELVAARGSKRVLIDSLGAFSRLAIDPTRLNAFFRAIAGELRARDVSVMLTWEMRDIFGAEISAPAPDLSSIVDNLMLMRFVELDSQLRRMMSILKVRDSHHDPALHELLIQPQGITLRRAFEGACGVLSGTPVPQGSG from the coding sequence ATGGCGCAGGCACTCAGGCGGTTGGTGACAGGTATCGAAGGGCTCGATGCGCTGCTCAAGGGTGGGCTGGTAGCCGGAGCCTCCTACATCATTCAAGGCCCGCCGGGTGCCGGCAAGACCATCCTGGCCAATCAGCTGGCCTGCGGGCACGTGCGCGCGGGAGGCCGGGTGCTGGTGGCCACTTTGCTGAGCGAGTCGCATGAGCGGCTGTTCCAGTACCTGGCGACCCTGGACTTTTTCGACCCGACCCTGGTCGGCGATCAGATACAGTTTGTCAGTGCCTTCGACACCCTGGAGCAGGAAGGGCTGGATGCCGTGGTGCGGCTGCTGCGCCAGGAAATCACCCGACAGCAGGCCAGCCTGCTGATCGTCGACGGTGTGCTCAATGCCCGGGTGCGTGCCGAAACCACGCTGGACACCAAGAAGTTTGTCTCCGAGCTGCAGGGCCATGCGGCCTTTGCCGGCTGCACCGTGCTGCTGCTCACCAGCGCGCGCCTGGACGAGGGCAGCCCGGAGCACACCATGGTCGATGGGGTGATCGAGCTGGGTGAGCAACTGGTGGGCAGCCGCGCCGTGCGCCATATCCAGCTGCGCAAGACCCGCGGCAGTGCGGCATTGTCGGGGCGCCACGAATGCCTCATCGACGAGGCCGGCATGCATGTCTACCCGCGTCTGGAGGCATTGTTCAGCCATCCCAGCCAGATGGGCAGCGGCACCTTGGCGCGTGTCAGCAGTGGGGTGCCAACCTTCGATGAGATGCTTGGCGGTGGCCTGGCCACGGGTTCGGTCAGCCTGTTGATCGGGCCTTCGGGTATTGGCAAGACGTCACTGGGCCTGGCCTTCCTGGCGGCCAGCACCCCGCAGGCGCCGGGGTTGCATTTCGGCTTCTACGAAACGCCCGAACGCCTGCGCAGCAAGGCTGCGTCGTTGGGTTACGATTTTGCTGCGATGGAACAGGGCGGTAGCTTGCAGCTGTGCTGGCAGCCGACCACCGAGGGCCTGCTGGACCAGGTCGGCGCGCGGCTGCTCGAGCTGGTTGCGGCGCGGGGCAGCAAGCGCGTGCTGATCGACAGCCTGGGTGCGTTCAGTCGCCTGGCCATCGACCCGACACGGCTCAATGCGTTTTTCCGCGCCATCGCTGGCGAGCTGCGCGCGCGTGATGTCAGCGTGATGCTGACCTGGGAAATGCGCGACATCTTCGGTGCCGAGATCAGCGCACCGGCCCCGGACCTGTCGAGTATCGTCGACAACCTGATGCTGATGCGCTTTGTCGAGCTGGACTCGCAACTACGGCGCATGATGTCGATTCTCAAGGTGCGTGACAGCCACCACGACCCAGCCTTGCACGAGCTGCTGATACAGCCGCAGGGCATTACCTTGCGCAGGGCATTCGAAGGCGCCTGCGGTGTGCTCTCGGGTACCCCCGTGCCCCAGGGGAGCGGGTGA